In bacterium BMS3Abin08, the sequence TGACATGCTGACTCTTCATATTTTCTTCATATTTTCCTGGTATTCTTCGGTTATATACCCATCGGACCTATATCTCATGGCCCCCTCGAGATTAGGTCCGGATCCCAACACCCCCATCTCTTCCCCTCCAGAGATGGGGGAACTAACAAGTTCTCTCCCTCCCTTAAGAGATGTTACATCCTTAGTGCGTCAAGTTTCAACAGGCTGTTGAAAAACCTCATAAACCGTGTGCCGTGTCATGCTGAACCTGTTTCAGCATCTCGTGAGACACTGAAATTATACTCCGGGAGTTTTCGGGACACATGGTTCAGAGCCTGCACTGAATTTATTTCAGGATGGGGGAAAAGCCGCACTCGGGGGGATATCACGACATAATAACACTGAACTCATCCACGCAACCCAGACTTCTCTAATATATTCCTGATTTCTAAAAATTCCATCAACTAATAATCGTCTCAAAATAGAGTGGAGATATTATTTAAAAAATCCCTCCTAACCTCCCTTTGCCAAAGGGAGGGATTATCCCCCTCTTTGGCAAAGAGGGGCGAGGGGAGATTTTTATATTGATGTCGGTTCGATTATGAGACATTTCAAAAGAATTCCTCGAAGCTCTGCTTCGGGGTTAATGATCTTTTCCTTTGTTCGTCATTCCCGCAGTTTTTTGAGCGGGAATCCAGTCCGTTTGCTCTCTGGATACCCGTTTTCACGGGTATGACTTTGATACCTCGAAGCTCTGCTGCGGGGTAGTTCATTCACTGATGAATGTACTGCAGAGGGTTAAGGGCTTGTGATGGTTACCACCTGATCAGTGCGGATGCCCAGGTGATTCCTCCGCCGAAGGCCTCAAGGAGAACATAGTCACCCTTATTGATCCTTCCTGTCCGTACAGCCTCATCCAGCGCTATGGGGATTGAAGCTGCCGAGGTATTGCCGTAGCGGTCAAGATTAAGCATGACCCTGTCCATCCCGATGCCGAGCCTTTTGGCTGTTGCGCTTATGATTCGCCGGTTTGCCTGGTGTGGAATGAGAAGTGACAGATCCGCCGGTTTGATGCCGTTTTCTTCAAGCATTTCCACAACCATTTTCTCCAGGGTCCTGACGGCAATCTTGAACGTTTCATTTCCACGCATCTTTAAGAAGTGCATCCTTTTATCAACTGTTTTTGCTGTTGCCGGATTTTTTGAACCTCCTGCCGGTACATACAAGAGGTTCCACTTTGACCCGTCTGCGTTTATCTTTGTTGATATAATTCCGTGCCTCGACCTGCCTGCCTCAAGTACCATAGCTCCGGCGCCGTCACCAAGGAGCACACAGGTTGAACGGTCGGTCCAGTCCGTAATCCTTGAAAGGATCTCGGCCCCAACGACAAGTACCCGCTTAAAGGTCTTTGCCCGTATGTAAGCGTCAGCGACCGAGAGGGCATATATGAAACCTGAACATGCTGCATTTATATCAAAGGCTGCGGCATTTTTGGCACCAAGCTTTCCCTGAAGAAAGCATGCAGTGGAGGGCAGTGGCATGTCCGGCGTTACCGTAGCGACAATGAGAAGGTCCAGGTCCGCAGGCTTGAGTCCCGCTGACTTCAGTGCCTCTCTGGATGCCGTTAAGGCAAGGTCTGAGGCCGCTTCTTTTTCATCGGCTATCCTTCTCTCCCTGATTCCACTCCGCTCACGTATCCATTCATCCGATGTGTCAACCATCTTGGCGATGTCAAGGTTAGTCAGAACCTTTTTGGGAAGATAGGCGCCTGTTCCGGTTATATGTGAAAAAATCAATCCAGAAACCTCCATTATTCAGAGTCAGGCCCTCCGGCCAAAGGTCGGAGCTTGCCAATGTATGGAAAATTTGATTAATTACATTCTGTGTATAAACTGCAGTTATTTGTCATTCCCGCAAGCGAAGCGAGTCGGGAATCCTTTTTAAAGACAGATTCCGGACAAGCCGGAATGACAGAAAAAGGATAACTGTTCGACTTTATACACAGACTATAATTACATTCCTTGCCTTCATCCCTGACCAAAGGTCGGGGCTTTCGGCAAGGTGCATTGTAAACAGGATAAAAGGGCTTAGACGGTGGATCCTGCAAGGTCGGGCGCTTTAGGCCTTTTTAATTCCTTTAGTTCCTGCGAGATTATCCTGTCGACACCAAGACTCGAAGCTATATCGGCGGTTTTCAGGGCATTCCTGATTGCCTTTGATGTAGACCTTCCATGGCTTATAATACACGTTCCATTAAGCCCAAGAAGGGGTGCCCCACCGTATTCAGCGTAATCGGTTTTTTTCTTGAAGTTCTTCAATGCAGGCTTGAGAAACATGTATGCAAGTCTTCCTGTTGCAACGGAAGCGATTTCCCTCTTCAGCATCTTCAGTATGCTTTCAGCGAGCCCTTCGCTGATCTTGAGGGCAATGTTACCGATGAATCCGTCACATACCACAACATCAACATCCCCATGGAAGAGGTCCTTTCCCTCTATATTGCCTACGAAGTTAAGGGATGTCTTCTTCAATAAACCGAAGGTCTCTTTCGTGAGTTCATTCCCTTTTATATCCTCTTCGCCGATGCTGAGAAGGCCGACCCTCGGGTTGTGTACTGCAAGGACGTTCTTGCAGTAAGCATTACCCATTAATGCAAACTGGACCAGGTTTTCAGGTCCCGTGTCTACGTTGGCTCCTGCGTCAATCAGCACAAACCTGCCCTTTAACGTTGGCATGGTTGCAGCAATAGCAGGGCGGTCGACACCCTCCGATGTCCCAAGCAGAAGCAGTGCAGTGCCCATGACCACGCCGGAATGTCCGGCGCTCACAAAGGCATCCGCCCCATTGTCCCTGACCATCTCGATACCCCTGCGTATTGATGAGTCTTTCTTCCTCCTGATGGCAAGGGATATGGATTCATCCATAGTGACTGTCTGGGAGGCATGTATTATGGAGATGCGTTCAGCGGGATATTTTTTGTTCTTCAGCTCATCTGCTATTCTTTCCCCGTCACCAATCAGGATAACGTCAAGATCATCAGTCCCGTTAACTGTCTCGACAGCGCCTTCTACGGTAACCTCAGGGGCGTGATCGCCCCCCATGGCATCAAGGGCAATTTTCATAGCTTTTCTTTCTCAACTATCTCAATAACCTTTCTACCGTTGTAGTGGCCGCAACTTGTGCATACCCTGTGAGGGAGCTTCGGCTCTCCACAGTCGGAACATTTTATTAACATGGGGGTCGTTCCCTTCCAGTTAGCCCTTCTTTTGTCCCTCCTGCACTTTGAGTGTCTTGAATGAGGGTTAGGC encodes:
- the fabH gene encoding 3-oxoacyl-[acyl-carrier-protein] synthase 3, which codes for MEVSGLIFSHITGTGAYLPKKVLTNLDIAKMVDTSDEWIRERSGIRERRIADEKEAASDLALTASREALKSAGLKPADLDLLIVATVTPDMPLPSTACFLQGKLGAKNAAAFDINAACSGFIYALSVADAYIRAKTFKRVLVVGAEILSRITDWTDRSTCVLLGDGAGAMVLEAGRSRHGIISTKINADGSKWNLLYVPAGGSKNPATAKTVDKRMHFLKMRGNETFKIAVRTLEKMVVEMLEENGIKPADLSLLIPHQANRRIISATAKRLGIGMDRVMLNLDRYGNTSAASIPIALDEAVRTGRINKGDYVLLEAFGGGITWASALIRW
- the rpmF gene encoding 50S ribosomal protein L32, translated to MPNPHSRHSKCRRDKRRANWKGTTPMLIKCSDCGEPKLPHRVCTSCGHYNGRKVIEIVEKEKL
- the plsX gene encoding phosphate acyltransferase, with the protein product MKIALDAMGGDHAPEVTVEGAVETVNGTDDLDVILIGDGERIADELKNKKYPAERISIIHASQTVTMDESISLAIRRKKDSSIRRGIEMVRDNGADAFVSAGHSGVVMGTALLLLGTSEGVDRPAIAATMPTLKGRFVLIDAGANVDTGPENLVQFALMGNAYCKNVLAVHNPRVGLLSIGEEDIKGNELTKETFGLLKKTSLNFVGNIEGKDLFHGDVDVVVCDGFIGNIALKISEGLAESILKMLKREIASVATGRLAYMFLKPALKNFKKKTDYAEYGGAPLLGLNGTCIISHGRSTSKAIRNALKTADIASSLGVDRIISQELKELKRPKAPDLAGSTV